In Planctomycetia bacterium, the sequence TCACAAACCGCCATCCGCTCGCCGCGATCGAGCGTATGACCATCGTCGTCGATGACGCGACGCCAGGGGCCTTTGTAAATGACCGCTTGGTTTCCCTCGAAGCGCGGGCCCTGTTTTCCTTTGAAGGCCTGGACCGTGACGGACCGGAACTCGATACCGTTGAGCGTTTGCCACGGCTGGTCGGTTCGATCCAGGAGTCTAATGCCATAGAAGCCCGCGTCCTGAAACGCCTTGAGGAACAGGTCCTCGCGGAAAGCTCCGCTGAGGCAGCCACTCCATAACTCCCGGTCTCGCTGGAGCGATAGCGGCACGTCCTCGTCAGAAACGATGTCGCTGATGACACATCGTCCACCGACTCTCAGTACGCGGAACATCTCGTCAAAAAGCTGATGCTTCTCTTTAACGCTGACGAGGTTGAGCACGCAGTTGCTGACTATGACATCGATGCTGGAATCAGCGATCATCGGCGATTCGTGACGGAGACGCTCGGCCTCCTCCTGCGCAAGCAGGTAACTGTCGGAATTGGCGGCCGGGTTGCGCGCGAGATACGCCTCAAACTGATCCAAGTCGAGTCGCAGATCCTGGATCTTGCCCTTGCGGAAGTCGATGTTGTGATAGCCCAATGCGTCGCCGATGGACTGGCGATGCTTGCGCGCCAAATGTAACATCGGTTCGTTGAAGTCAACCCCGATCACCTTGCCCGACGGGCCAACTTTTTGCGCGCAGATGTAGCAATTCTTGCCGCCACCACTGCCCAGATCCAAAACGACTTCGCCCTCGCGAATCCACAGACTCGGGTCGCCGCAACCGTAATCGCGCTCAATGATTTCCTTCGGAAGGACCGCCAGGTACTTCGGGTCGTACGTGGTGCTGGGAACGCATAGGCAAGCCTCCGCCCTGCGTGACGCGGCCGCGTAGCGCCGGCGCACCGCCGACTCCATTTCGGTCGCGACGGTCACGCCATTTCCATTTCCAGTGTCCATAAGGGTTCTTCCTTTACCGTGTCCAGATTCCAAGTATCACCAGCGCAGCGGCACCCGCGAGCAGCGCCGAA encodes:
- a CDS encoding methyltransferase domain-containing protein, yielding MTVATEMESAVRRRYAAASRRAEACLCVPSTTYDPKYLAVLPKEIIERDYGCGDPSLWIREGEVVLDLGSGGGKNCYICAQKVGPSGKVIGVDFNEPMLHLARKHRQSIGDALGYHNIDFRKGKIQDLRLDLDQFEAYLARNPAANSDSYLLAQEEAERLRHESPMIADSSIDVIVSNCVLNLVSVKEKHQLFDEMFRVLRVGGRCVISDIVSDEDVPLSLQRDRELWSGCLSGAFREDLFLKAFQDAGFYGIRLLDRTDQPWQTLNGIEFRSVTVQAFKGKQGPRFEGNQAVIYKGPWRRVIDDDGHTLDRGERMAVCDKTFRLYQREPYRDQFFFVEPLQAIPPEQAKPFCRASARRDPRETKGGDYDKTTESTRRCGPDGCC